The window CCGCAAGTTGTGCTCGATGAGCGGCGTCCGCACGGCAAGGTTGCCGACGGCGAGCTGTTGGATGAGCCCGGCCTCCTCTTCGCTGGTGAGCGGCGGCGGCAGCACCTCGGTGGACGACGGGCCCACGTACCCGATGAGCCGCGTGAGCCGGCGGAGCTGGAAGAGCTGCCACCGGACGAGCCACCGCTCTCGGACCCGGGCCGCCAGGGCGGCCAGTTGCAAGCCGAGCTGCCGGATCTTAGCCAGCCTTGACACCGACGACTCCTCCTCCCACAGCCCACGGGGACTGCCCGGCCGGGGACGTCCGGCCCGGCCGGGCCACGTAGTCGGCGGGCACCAGAGCCTGCAGCTCACCCGCCCGCAGCGGCGTCGGAGACAGCGCCACGACGGCGGGGCCCATCGCGGGCGGGGGCACGCCGTTGAGGTGGACTTCCACCGAATCGGCACGAAAGGCGGCCATCACCCCACGTTCGGTGCCGACCGCCTGAAACGGCACCAGCCGGAACCGTCTGGCCCATTCAGGTGCCAGCGCCGTCAGCCGGGAAGCCAGGGCGAAGGGATCCCTGGCCAGTTCCTCCAGCCTTTCGCCCAGCGCAGCTTCCACCACCGGCGCCAGCACCCGAGGGTCGACGAGCACCACGGCCAGCCTCTCAACCGGTTCGGTCAGGTGGTTGCCGGTGTCCAGCATCCCCTCCGCGTAAATCCAGCGTTCGCCGAAACGCATGCGTACGTGGGCCTGGAGCGCCCGGGTCACCAGAGCGTTCGACAGGTACCGGCGGGCCGCCACAGCGGTGCCCACCAGCACCGCCAGGGAGACCAGCGCCCCCAGTTCGGCCCGTCCCTGCCCCGCCAAGACGCTCTGTGCTGCCATGCCCGCCCCGGCGGCCACAAAGCCAACCCCACACATCACCGCCACGACCGCGCAAAGCCGCCGCAGCCCCCGTATGCGGAACGCCGTAGCCGCCATCAACCACGGGCCGCCCACGGCACAGACCACCAGGCGCAGGGCC is drawn from Bacillota bacterium and contains these coding sequences:
- a CDS encoding sigma-E processing peptidase SpoIIGA, with the protein product ALRLVVCAVGGPWLMAATAFRIRGLRRLCAVVAVMCGVGFVAAGAGMAAQSVLAGQGRAELGALVSLAVLVGTAVAARRYLSNALVTRALQAHVRMRFGERWIYAEGMLDTGNHLTEPVERLAVVLVDPRVLAPVVEAALGERLEELARDPFALASRLTALAPEWARRFRLVPFQAVGTERGVMAAFRADSVEVHLNGVPPPAMGPAVVALSPTPLRAGELQALVPADYVARPGRTSPAGQSPWAVGGGVVGVKAG